Proteins encoded by one window of Epinephelus moara isolate mb chromosome 18, YSFRI_EMoa_1.0, whole genome shotgun sequence:
- the LOC126405371 gene encoding RING finger protein 222: MAFYKQDSQEDARECPVCYECLSGIERTLSCGHVFCHDCLVKTLVSINSDGDSIRDTIVCPICRHLTFIKKQKESLVSLAADKDSGEGQTLEVPLPPPLRQLQSARRASTDSSPREVNWVARCFRGMSERIRRQRLISPSNNASQIFIISAQGRPMAEDDALSVVMTVVQPQRRRRRRICTTARCLLVLLSAFTILALVAATLPWILLA; encoded by the coding sequence ATGGCATTTTATAAGCAAGACAGCCAGGAGGACGCACGAGAGTGCCCGGTGTGCTATGAGTGTCTGTCGGGCATAGAGAGGACCCTGAGCTGTGGACATGTATTCTGCCACGACTGTCTGGTCAAAACGCTGGTCAGCATCAACAGCGATGGGGACAGTATCAGAGACACTATTGTTTGCCCCATCTGTCGACATCTTACATTCATCAAGAAGCAAAAGGAATCGCTGGTATCCCTCGCGGCGGACAAGGATTCAGGTGAAGGGCAGACCCTGGAGGTGCCTCTGCCTCCGCCGCTGAGACAGCTCCAGAGCGCACGGCGCGCCTCCACGGACAGTTCGCCGAGAGAAGTTAATTGGGTTGCTCGCTGCTTTAGGGGGATGTCTGAACGAATCCGTCGACAGAGGTTGATCAGCCCCAGCAATAACGCATCTCAGATCTTTATCATAAGCGCTCAGGGGCGACCCATGGCTGAAGACGATGCGCTCAGTGTTGTGATGACTGTGGTTCAACCTCAGCGCAGGCGAAGGCGCAGAATTTGCACGACTGCACGATGCCTGCTCGTTTTGCTGTCAGCATTTACCATACTGGCACTGGTGGCTGCAACTTTACCCTGGATTTTATTGGCATAG
- the ndel1b gene encoding nuclear distribution protein nudE-like 1-B: MDTEMIPKFSSKDEEVDYWKSQALKYKKSCYDAQEELQEFQEGSRELEAELEAQLGQAEHRLRDLQVENERLKNEVSNLKEKLEHQYAQSYKQISMLEDDLGQTRSIKEQLHKYVRELEQANDDLERAKRATIVSLEDFEGRLNQAIERNAFLESELDEKESLLVSVQRLKDEARDLRQELAVRERTTDRMSAPSSPTLDIDKMDSAVQASLSLPATPVGKNIEHAFINPKALTNGCGNSSLTPSARISALNIVGDLLRKVGALESKIAACRNFAKDQAARKNYCTDNGKLINSNATKFSHSLHTTYFDKTTVNGLDPSSLTSIAASRAVSPPGMLPLSV; the protein is encoded by the exons ATGGACACAGAGATGATTCCCAAATTTTCGTCAAAGGATGAGGAAGTTGACTACTGGAAGTCCCAAGCCCTCAAATACAAGAAAAG TTGCTACGATGCCCAGGAAGAGCTGCAGGAGTTCCAGGAAGGGAGCCGGGAACTAGAGGCTGAGCTGGAGGCACAGCTCGGCCAGGCCGAACACCGCCTCAGAGACCTCCAAGTTGAAAACGAGAGACTGAAGAACGAGGTGTCAAACCTCAAG GAGAAGCTGGAGCATCAGTATGCCCAGAGTTATAAACAGATTTCCATGTTGGAGGACGACCTGGGCCAGACACGCAGCATAAAGGAGCAGCTCCACAAATATGTCCGAGAGCTTGAGCAGGCCAACGACGACCTGGAGAGAGCCAAGAG GGCCACAATAGTGTCTCTGGAGGACTTTGAGGGCCGTTTGAACCAGGCCATTGAGAGAAACGCCTTCCTGGAAAGTGAGCTGGATGAGAAGGAATCTCTTCTTGTGTCTGTGCAGCGGCTGAAAGACGAAGCCCGAG ATCTGAGACAGGAGCTGGCGGTACGGGAGCGGACCACAGACAGGATGTCAGCCCCCAGCTCCCCCACCTTAGACATCGACAAGATGGATTCAGCAGTACAGGCCTCTTTATCCCTCCCAGCCACGCCTGTGGGAAAGAACATAGAGCACGCCTTCATCAACCCAAAAG CATTGACCAACGGCTGTGGCAACTCATCCCTCACTCCTTCTGCTAGAATCTCAGCTCTTAATATTGTTGGCGATCTCCTGAGGAAAGTTGGG GCTTTGGAGTCTAAAATCGCCGCATGCAGGAACTTTGCCAAAGACCAGGCAGCAAGGAAAAACTACTGCACAGACAACGGCAAACTCATCAACAGCAACGCCACAAAGTTCTCTCACTCTCTACATACCACTTACTTCGACAAAAC GACTGTAAATGGCCTGGACCCGAGCTCCTTGACCTCCATTGCAGCATCCAGAGCCGTGTCTCCACCAGGCATGCTGCCTCTGAGCGTGTGA
- the LOC126405077 gene encoding medium-chain acyl-CoA ligase ACSF2, mitochondrial-like isoform X2, which produces MSTLLRSCAHRLRHVDGLKHGKAWKLCSTSLLQWCRSLHVDSLPHKPSLTTSYVHGTSTISLLPLTVGQSLDSTVQRWPDREAVVFLQDGIRKTFSQFQQDVDKAAAGLLALGLKRGDRLGVWGPNTYEWILFQFASAKAGIILVSLNPAYQVKEVEFTLKKVQCKAVVCPTRFKTQNFCEMLRELCPEIDIAPTGTIRSSRLPDLRMVIVTDSRQPGMLHVEDVMQAGESRHHKELMDLQSKLSFDEPINIQFTSGTTGSPKGACLSHYNIVNNAYFMGLRMGYGCRPQVRVCVPVPMYHCFGSVVGGMNMAVHGITLVFPSTGYNSRANLEAIQSEKCNVVYGTPTMFTDMLSQSDLHKYDLSSVEAGIMAGSPCPPEIVRRLRTDMNMKEITLGYGTTENSPITFLGFPHDNEDLKLNTVGCIMNHTEAKVVDPTTGEIVPLGASGELMIRGSCVMHGYWQDSEKTREVISQDRWYRTGDTASLNSLGYCRIEGRIKDLIIRGGENIYPAEIEQFLFTHPKVQEVQVVGVKDERMGEQVCACIRLKEGQTSSAEEIKAFCKGQISHFKIPHYVMFVDSYPLTASGKIKKNILKEDMEKKLCL; this is translated from the exons ATGTCAACACTGCTAAGATCCTGTGCTCACAGGCTCAGACACGTGGATGGACTCAAACATGGCAAGGCTTGGAAATTATGCAGCACAAGTTTGCTCCAGTGGTGTCG GTCCCTCCACGTGGACAGTCTTCCTCACAAACCCTCTCTGACTACCAGCTATGTCCACGGCACCTCCACCATCTCTCTGCTCCCCCTGACTGTAGGTCAGAGCCTGGACTCCACAGTGCAACGCTGGCCTGACCGTGAAGCTGTGGTCTTCCTGCAGGACGGCATCCGGAAAACCTTTTCACAGTTTCAACAAGAC GTTGACAAGGCGGCTGCAGGTCTGCTTGCTTTGGGCCTGAAGAGAGGCGACAGACTGGGAGTTTGGGGACCCAACACATATGAATGGATCCTTTTCCAGTTTGCTTCAGCCAAAGCTGGAATTATACTG GTGTCATTGAACCCGGCCTATCAGGTGAAGGAAGTGGAGTTTACTCTAAAGAAG GTCCAGTGTAAAGCTGTGGTCTGCCCAACCCGCTTTAAAACCCAAAATTTCTGTGAGATGCTGAGGGAGCTCTGCCCAGAGATCGACATAGCGCCAACAGGCACAATCAGAAGCTCCAG GTTGCCAGACTTGCGTATGGTGATTGTGACAGATAGCAGACAGCCAGGGATGCTCCACGTAGAGGATGTGATGCAAGCAGGAGAGAGTCGACACCACAAAGAGCTGATGGATCTGCAGAGTAAACTGTCCTTCGATGAGCCCATCAACATCCAGTTCACATCA GGGACTACAGGGAGTCCAAAGGGAGCATGTCTTTCCCACTACAATATTGTAAACAATGCCTACTTTATGGGTCTTCGAATGGGTTATGGATGCAGA CCTCAggtgcgagtgtgtgtgcctgtaccCATGTATCACTGCTTTGGCTCTGTAGTGGGAGGGATGAATATGGCAGTACATGGCATCACACTGGTCTTCCCCTCTACTGGCTACAACAGCCGAGCCAACCTAGAGGCCATTCAGAGTGAAAA GTGCAATGTCGTCTATGGCACTCCCACAATGTTCACCGACATGCTCAGCCAAAGTGATTTACACAAATACGATCTGTCATCAGTTGAAGCTG GCATCATGGCAGGTTCTCCATGCCCTCCTGAGATTGTGAGAAGACTGAGAACAGACATGAACATGAAAGAGATAACG TTAGGTTATGGAACCACTGAGAACAGCCCCATTACATTTCTGGGATTCCCACACGACAACGAGGACCTGAAGTTAAATACTGTTGGATGCATCATGAACCACACTGAG GCCAAAGTGGTGGACCCTACTACTGGGGAGATTGTCCCTCTGGGGGCCTCAGGAGAGCTGATGATCAGAGGCAGCTGTGTGATGCATGGATACTGGCAGGATTCTGAGAAGACCAGAGAGGTTATCTCCCAAGACCGCTGGTACAGGACTGG TGACACAGCCAGTCTGAACAGTCTGGGATACTGCCGCATTGAAGGACGCATAAAGGACTTGATCATCCGAGGAGGGGAGAACATCTACCctgctgagatagagcagtttCTCTTTACACATCCCAAAGTACAGGAGGTGCAG GTGGTTGGAGTGAAAGATGAGAGGATGGGTGAGCAGGTGTGTGCCTGCATCAGGCTGAAGGAGGGCCAGACCTCCAGTGcagaggagataaaagcattCTGCAAAGGCCAG ATTTCTCACTTCAAGATTCCACACTATGTGATGTTTGTAGACAGCTACCCTCTGACAGCCTCTGGAAAG ATCAAGAAGAACATACTAAAGGAGGACATGGAGAAGAAATTATGCCTTTAA